In Pseudomonas sp. MTM4, one genomic interval encodes:
- a CDS encoding NAD(+) kinase, with translation MDQFRNIGIIGRLGSSQVLDTIRRLKKFLVERHLHVILEENIAEVLPGHGMQTSSRQRLGDSCDLVIVVGGDGSLLGAARALAKHRVPVLGINRGSLGFLTDIRPDELEEKVAEVLRGQYTLENRFLLEAQVRRFEESIGEGDALNDVVLHPGKSTRMIEFELYIDGQFVCSQKADGLIIATPTGSTAYSLSAGGPIMHPRLDAIVVVPMYPHTLSSRPIVVDGNSELKIVVSPNMQIYPQVSCDGQNHFTCAPGDTVTVRKKPQKLHLIHPLDHNYYEVCRTKLGWGSRLGGGE, from the coding sequence GCCGCCTGGGCAGTTCCCAGGTGCTGGACACCATTCGCCGACTGAAGAAATTCCTCGTGGAGCGCCACCTGCACGTCATTCTCGAAGAAAACATCGCCGAGGTGTTGCCGGGGCATGGCATGCAGACCTCGTCGCGGCAACGGCTGGGCGACTCTTGTGATCTGGTGATTGTCGTCGGCGGTGACGGCAGCTTGCTTGGCGCGGCGCGAGCGCTGGCCAAGCATCGTGTCCCGGTGCTTGGAATCAACCGTGGCAGCCTTGGCTTCCTCACCGATATTCGCCCCGACGAGCTGGAAGAGAAGGTTGCTGAAGTGCTGCGTGGGCAATACACCCTGGAAAATCGCTTCCTGCTCGAAGCTCAGGTCAGGCGCTTCGAGGAGTCCATCGGAGAAGGCGACGCGCTCAACGACGTGGTGCTGCATCCAGGCAAGTCGACCCGAATGATCGAGTTCGAGCTGTACATCGACGGCCAGTTCGTCTGCAGCCAGAAGGCCGATGGCCTGATCATCGCCACGCCCACCGGCTCCACGGCCTACTCGCTGTCTGCTGGTGGGCCGATCATGCACCCTCGGCTGGATGCAATCGTCGTCGTGCCAATGTATCCACATACCCTGTCTAGCCGGCCGATCGTGGTGGATGGCAACAGCGAGCTGAAGATCGTGGTATCGCCGAACATGCAGATCTATCCGCAGGTCTCCTGTGACGGCCAGAACCATTTCACTTGCGCGCCGGGCGATACCGTCACGGTGCGCAAGAAGCCGCAGAAGCTGCACCTGATCCATCCGCTGGACCACAATTATTACGAGGTCTGCCGCACCAAGCTTGGCTGGGGCAGCCGCCTCGGTGGAGGGGAATAG
- a CDS encoding metallophosphoesterase: MIVDPERSYDLIGDVHGCARTLERLLDQLGYRRHGDVWRHPRRQVIFLGDIIDRGPRIREALHLVHAMVEAEQAYCIMGNHEFNALGWYTPAPPESGKTFVREHTPRYETLLQETFQQFEHYPDEWRAFREWFMELPLFLQSERFRVVHACWDNAVIDQLRQRLSHGCVDPEFLRDAAFSDGFAAKALDRLLRGTDMPLPQGLTLTSAEGFTRSFFRTKFWEENPRTYGDIVFQPDGLPEKAACLPLSESQKSRLFLYGPDDPLLFVGHYWRSGEPAPIRHNLACLDYSAVKYGKLVAYRLDQETRLDPAKFVWVNVER; encoded by the coding sequence GTGATCGTCGATCCGGAGCGCAGCTACGACCTCATCGGGGACGTACATGGTTGCGCTCGTACCCTGGAGCGGCTGCTTGATCAGCTCGGCTATCGCCGGCATGGCGATGTGTGGCGGCATCCGCGCCGACAAGTGATCTTTCTCGGCGACATCATCGACCGCGGCCCACGCATTCGTGAGGCGTTGCATTTGGTGCATGCGATGGTCGAGGCGGAACAGGCCTACTGCATCATGGGCAACCACGAATTCAACGCACTGGGCTGGTACACCCCGGCACCGCCGGAAAGCGGCAAGACCTTCGTTCGCGAACATACCCCGCGCTACGAGACGCTGCTGCAGGAGACCTTCCAGCAGTTCGAACACTATCCGGATGAATGGCGGGCGTTTCGCGAGTGGTTCATGGAGCTGCCGTTATTTCTTCAGAGCGAGCGTTTCCGCGTGGTTCACGCCTGCTGGGATAACGCCGTCATCGATCAGCTTCGCCAGCGTTTGAGCCACGGCTGTGTCGATCCAGAATTCTTGCGCGATGCCGCGTTCAGTGACGGATTCGCGGCCAAGGCACTGGACCGTCTACTGCGGGGCACCGACATGCCGCTGCCCCAGGGCCTGACGCTGACCAGCGCCGAGGGATTCACTCGCAGCTTCTTCCGCACCAAGTTCTGGGAAGAGAACCCCAGGACCTACGGCGATATCGTGTTCCAGCCCGACGGTCTGCCGGAAAAGGCGGCGTGCCTGCCGCTTAGCGAAAGCCAGAAGAGCCGCTTGTTCCTGTACGGGCCCGACGATCCGCTGCTGTTCGTCGGGCATTACTGGCGTAGCGGCGAGCCCGCGCCCATACGCCATAACCTGGCTTGCCTGGATTACAGTGCGGTGAAATACGGCAAGCTGGTCGCCTACCGGCTCGACCAGGAAACCCGACTCGACCCGGCGAAATTCGTCTGGGTGAATGTGGAGCGCTAG
- a CDS encoding rhomboid family intramembrane serine protease, protein MVVVEALRLPLSEDLSGFVALLRRLQVPCRVSEESGEQVLRVPAETAEQVRELYQRYPQGDGAVVAEQPPRRGGGFVASLRRSPLTAAVLLLTLIAAAITMLGENFETIRWFSFSDFRIDGEYAYFATLEQTLAEGQWWRLVTPIFVHFGFLHLAMNSMWYWELGRRIEYRQGALMLFGFTLLFGVVSNLAQYLFGGPSIFGGLSGVLYGLLGHCWLFQKLSPDEAYRLPPGVVVLMLIWLVVCLTGVIEVVSFGALAIANAAHVGGLVAGCLTGILGGLLARRRAAGQGN, encoded by the coding sequence ATGGTGGTTGTCGAGGCGTTGCGCCTGCCGTTATCCGAAGACTTGAGTGGTTTCGTCGCGCTGTTGCGGCGCCTGCAGGTGCCTTGTCGCGTCTCCGAAGAGTCGGGTGAGCAGGTACTGCGCGTGCCGGCGGAAACCGCCGAGCAAGTTCGTGAACTCTATCAGCGTTACCCGCAAGGCGACGGCGCGGTCGTCGCCGAGCAACCGCCACGCCGCGGTGGGGGATTCGTCGCCAGCCTGCGCCGCAGTCCGCTGACCGCCGCGGTGTTGCTGCTGACGCTGATCGCGGCGGCGATCACCATGCTCGGCGAAAATTTCGAGACCATTCGCTGGTTCAGCTTCAGCGATTTCCGCATCGACGGCGAATACGCCTATTTCGCGACGCTCGAACAGACCCTCGCAGAAGGGCAGTGGTGGCGGCTGGTGACGCCGATCTTCGTGCACTTCGGCTTCCTGCATCTGGCGATGAATTCCATGTGGTACTGGGAGCTGGGGCGGCGCATCGAATATCGCCAGGGCGCGCTGATGCTGTTCGGGTTCACGCTGCTGTTCGGCGTCGTGTCCAACCTGGCGCAATACCTGTTCGGCGGGCCGAGCATCTTTGGCGGGTTGTCCGGCGTCTTGTACGGGCTGCTCGGCCACTGCTGGCTGTTCCAGAAGCTGTCGCCGGACGAAGCCTACCGACTGCCGCCCGGTGTGGTGGTGCTGATGCTGATCTGGCTGGTGGTATGCCTGACCGGGGTGATCGAAGTGGTGAGCTTCGGTGCATTGGCGATCGCTAACGCGGCCCACGTCGGCGGGCTGGTCGCTGGGTGCCTGACCGGTATCCTTGGTGGGCTGCTGGCGCGCCGCAGGGCCGCGGGCCAAGGCAACTGA
- a CDS encoding YeaC family protein, translated as MSSFIEAIENITPEIYENLKTAVELGKWSDGRKLTPEQKETCLGAMIAWEIQNLPEEERTGYMGGDECASKSKSKAPIDTSLFAPASGTRH; from the coding sequence ATGTCGTCCTTTATCGAAGCCATCGAAAACATCACCCCCGAAATCTACGAAAACCTGAAAACTGCCGTCGAGCTGGGCAAGTGGAGCGACGGTCGCAAGCTGACGCCCGAGCAGAAGGAAACCTGCCTCGGCGCGATGATCGCCTGGGAAATCCAGAACCTGCCGGAAGAAGAGCGCACCGGTTATATGGGCGGTGATGAATGCGCCTCCAAGAGCAAGAGCAAGGCGCCGATCGACACCAGTCTGTTCGCACCTGCTTCCGGGACCCGTCACTGA
- a CDS encoding DUF2797 domain-containing protein, whose protein sequence is MLELGRGALSKMSIQLGAQAQYSFRLNDELVPVNPLIGKTLRLEYLGAINCTHCGRKTNKSFSQGYCYPCFKKLPQCDICIMSPEKCHHDFGTCRDPQWGMDFCMTDHVVYLANSSGIKVGITRATQLPTRWLDQGASQALPIMRVATRQQSGMVEDLLRSQVADRTNWRALLKGDAEPIDLIEIREQIFDACAEGLRGLQQRYGLQAIQPVADAEVLEIRYPVDAYPTKIVSLDLEKTPVVEGTLRGIKGQYLILDTGVINIRKFTAYQIAASCTP, encoded by the coding sequence ATGTTGGAGCTAGGACGCGGCGCCCTGAGCAAGATGTCAATTCAGCTGGGTGCCCAAGCGCAATATTCCTTCCGTCTGAACGACGAACTGGTGCCCGTCAATCCGCTGATCGGCAAGACCCTGCGGCTGGAGTACCTCGGCGCCATCAATTGCACGCATTGCGGACGCAAGACCAACAAGAGTTTCAGCCAGGGCTATTGCTATCCCTGCTTCAAGAAGCTCCCGCAGTGCGACATCTGCATCATGAGTCCGGAAAAATGCCACCACGATTTCGGCACTTGCCGCGATCCGCAGTGGGGCATGGACTTCTGCATGACCGACCACGTGGTCTATCTGGCCAACTCGTCAGGTATCAAAGTGGGCATCACTCGCGCCACGCAGTTGCCGACCCGTTGGCTCGACCAGGGCGCGAGCCAGGCGCTGCCGATCATGCGTGTCGCTACTCGCCAGCAGTCGGGCATGGTCGAAGACCTGTTGCGCAGCCAGGTGGCTGATCGCACCAATTGGCGCGCGCTGCTCAAGGGGGATGCCGAGCCCATCGACCTGATCGAGATTCGCGAGCAAATATTCGATGCCTGCGCCGAAGGCCTGCGGGGCCTGCAGCAGCGCTATGGGTTACAGGCAATCCAGCCAGTGGCGGACGCCGAGGTATTGGAGATCCGTTACCCGGTCGATGCCTACCCGACCAAGATCGTCAGTCTAGACTTGGAAAAGACGCCCGTTGTTGAAGGCACCCTGCGCGGCATCAAGGGTCAATACCTGATCCTGGACACCGGCGTGATCAACATCCGCAAGTTCACCGCTTATCAAATAGCCGCAAGCTGCACGCCGTAA